In Apium graveolens cultivar Ventura chromosome 10, ASM990537v1, whole genome shotgun sequence, the following are encoded in one genomic region:
- the LOC141692465 gene encoding uncharacterized protein LOC141692465 isoform X2: MEEDCCGPSKITSVDVDNVLHTSIIFVNKKRKLQVEQLDLPLPKHNCCKKGITSELGSSSAEISKESVCAVLISGIIHGEEKDSESELESGNGSNSFAEDDDSIMSESDGTKCETVYLKMLSVNCKSTPVNQTGEFDKGAMFSSDSRVTYTSADKCKSACTEFDNPHHDIGLLASLHDKSFSEYEEHDEYGCLDYGDDSIQQYEQLKLLYTRTANAENLFLSSEGSEVNNQDTNY, translated from the exons ATGGAGGAGGACTGCTGCGGCCCATCTAAAATTACAAG TGTTGATGTCGACAACGTTCTACATACGAGCATTATTTTCGTGAACAAGAAAAGAAAACTACAAGTGGAGCAATTGGACTTGCCTCTGCCAAAGCACAACTGTTGCAAAAAGGGCATTACTTCCGAACTTGGTTCATCTTCTGCTGAAATTTCAAAAGAGAGTGTATGTGCAGTCCTAATCTCAGGGATAATACATGGAGAGGAAAAAGATAGCGAATCAGAGCTGGAATCTGGAAACGGTAGCAACAGCTTTGCTGAAGATGATGATTCTATCATGTCTGAATCTGATGGCACAAAATGCGAAACAGTGTATTTGAAGATGCTCTCAGTTAATTGCAAATCTACTCCTGTAAATCAAACCGGCGAGTTTGATAAAGGCGCTATGTTCTCTTCAGACAGCAGAGTGACTTATACAAGTGCTGATAAATGCAAATCAGCATGTACGGAATTTGATAATCCCCATCACGATATTGGATTGCTTGCATCATTGCATGATAAAAGCTTTTCTGAATACGAGGAGCATGATGAATATGGCTGCTTGGACTATGGAGATGATAgcattcaacaatatgagcaaCTTAAATTGCTTTACACTAGAACCGCTAATGCTGAAAATCTTTTTCTTTCTTCTGAAGGATCGGAAGTCAACAACCAAG ATACGAACTATTGA
- the LOC141690759 gene encoding uncharacterized protein LOC141690759, translated as MDNSFMLYSEWVTARRTQVTFPTQASCVVQKAESKWQVPEPGSYKLNVDASVFPNAQFFSVGMVMRDHLGSFIACKVGSFPMVDSVFEAELIGVREALSWIKEGQYGSAKVLIESDSLLSIDAIQKDKINLLEVGEVIEECKQGLQSLPSVSVRFIRKIANRVAHSVAKKPMFS; from the coding sequence ATGGATAACAGCTTTATGTTGTATTCAGAATGGGTGACAGCCAGAAGAACTCAAGTGACATTCCCTACTCAGGCTAGTTGTGTAGTGCAGAAAGCCGAGTCTAAATGGCAAGTCCCAGAACCAGGTTCTTATAAACTCAATGTAGACGCTTCTGTGTTCCCGAACGCTCAGTTTTTTTCTGTAGGAATGGTTATGAGGGATCACTTGGGTTCGTTCATTGCGTGTAAGGTTGGCAGTTTCCCTATGGTTGATTCTGTGTTCGAAGCTGAGTTGATAGGGGTTAGGGAGGCGTTGTCTTGGATTAAGGAGGGTCAGTATGGCAGTGCAAAGGTGTTGATTGAGTCGGACTCTCTGCTCAGTATTGATGCTATCCAGAAAGACAAGATTAATCTTCTTGAAGTGGGTGAGGTGATAGAAGAGTGTAAGCAAGGTTTGCAGAGTTTACCATCTGTCTCTGTTCGTTTTATCCGGAAAATTGCTAATAGGGTAGCTCATAGTGTTGCTAAAAAACCCATGTTTAGCTAa
- the LOC141692465 gene encoding uncharacterized protein LOC141692465 isoform X1: MEEDCCGPSKITSVDVDNVLHTSIIFVNKKRKLQVEQLDLPLPKHNCCKKGITSELGSSSAEISKESVCAVLISGIIHGEEKDSESELESGNGSNSFAEDDDSIMSESDGTKCETVYLKMLSVNCKSTPVNQTGEFDKGAMFSSDSRVTYTSADKCKSACTEFDNPHHDIGLLASLHDKSFSEYEEHDEYGCLDYGDDSIQQYEQLKLLYTRTANAENLFLSSEGSEVNNQDNQPAGEKLTIDKEFEEYFSNLMI, encoded by the exons ATGGAGGAGGACTGCTGCGGCCCATCTAAAATTACAAG TGTTGATGTCGACAACGTTCTACATACGAGCATTATTTTCGTGAACAAGAAAAGAAAACTACAAGTGGAGCAATTGGACTTGCCTCTGCCAAAGCACAACTGTTGCAAAAAGGGCATTACTTCCGAACTTGGTTCATCTTCTGCTGAAATTTCAAAAGAGAGTGTATGTGCAGTCCTAATCTCAGGGATAATACATGGAGAGGAAAAAGATAGCGAATCAGAGCTGGAATCTGGAAACGGTAGCAACAGCTTTGCTGAAGATGATGATTCTATCATGTCTGAATCTGATGGCACAAAATGCGAAACAGTGTATTTGAAGATGCTCTCAGTTAATTGCAAATCTACTCCTGTAAATCAAACCGGCGAGTTTGATAAAGGCGCTATGTTCTCTTCAGACAGCAGAGTGACTTATACAAGTGCTGATAAATGCAAATCAGCATGTACGGAATTTGATAATCCCCATCACGATATTGGATTGCTTGCATCATTGCATGATAAAAGCTTTTCTGAATACGAGGAGCATGATGAATATGGCTGCTTGGACTATGGAGATGATAgcattcaacaatatgagcaaCTTAAATTGCTTTACACTAGAACCGCTAATGCTGAAAATCTTTTTCTTTCTTCTGAAGGATCGGAAGTCAACAACCAAG ATAATCAACCAGCTGGAGAAAAGCTGACTATTGATAAAGAATTTGAGGAGTACTTTTCCAATCTTATGATATAG